Within the Nissabacter sp. SGAir0207 genome, the region GCCACGGCATCGACCCGCAGAGCCAGCGGCCGCGCAAGGTGTTCGACACCATCTCCGACAACGCCGCCAACGCTGGCGTGGTGCTGGGCGGGCGGCCGATCAAGCCGGATGCCCTCGACCTGCGCTGGATCTCGGCGCTGATGTACCGCAACGGCGTGATTGAGGAGTCGGGCGTGGCGGCGGCGGTGCTGAACCACCCGGCCAACGGCGTTGCCTGGCTGGCGAACAAACTGGCGGCCCACGACGTGCAGCTGGAGGCGGGGCAGGTGATCCTCGGCGGCTCCTTCACCCGCCCGGTGGCGGCGCGTCAGGGCGACACCTTCCACGTTGACTACGGCGCGTTGGGCGCCATCAGTTGCCGGTTCATTTAAGGAGACCCTATGTTCATCAACACCTTTAAACAGGCGCTGCAACAGCGGCAGCCGCAGATTGGCCTCTGGCTGGGGCTGGCGAACGGCTACAGCGCCGAACTGCTGGCGGGCGCGGGCTTCCAGTGGCTGCTGATTGATGGCGAGCACGCGCCCAATGACGTGCGCTCGGTGCTTGGCCAGTTGCAGGCGATCGCCCCCTACGCCAGCCACCCGGTGGTGCGGCCGCCGTGGAATGATGGCGTGGTGATCAAGCAACTGTTGGATGTCGGCGCGCAGACCCTGCTGATCCCGATGGTGCAGACGGCGGAAGAGGCGGAGCGGGCGGTGAAAGCCTGCCGCTACCCACCAAATGGCACCCGCGGCGTCGGCAGCGCGCTGGCCCGCGCCTCGCGCTGGAACCGGGTGGCCGACTATCTGCTGCGCGCCGATGAGCAAATCTGTGTGCTGGTGCAGATCGAGACCCGGCTGGGCCTCGACAATTTGGAGGCGATTCTGGCGGTCGAGGGGGTGGACGGCGTCTTTATCGGCCCGGCTGACCTCAGCGCCGACATGGGCTTCGCGGGCAACCCGACCCACCCCACGGTGCAGGCGGCGATTGAGCACAGCATTAGCCAAATTTTGGCGGCGGGCAAGGCACCCGGCATCCTGATGGCGAATGAAACACTGGCGCAGCGCTATCTGGAACTGGGGGCGCTGTTTGTGGCGGTGGGCGTCGATACCACCCTGCTGGCGCGGGCGGCCGAGGCATTGGCGGCGCGTTTCACCACCCTGTCGACACCTGCCATCCACGCAGACAAATCGGTCTATTGAGATCGGGGGAGAAGACCATGACAGCGGCAACGCCACACCATGAGAACAAGTTGTCCGGAATTGAGCAGCAGGTGATCAAAAAGCTCTTCAGGCGGTTGATCACCTTCCTGTTCGTCCTGTTTGTTTTCTCCTTCCTCGATCGCATCAATATCGGTTTCGCGGGCCTGACAATGGGCAAGGATCTGGGGCTGACCTCCACCATGTTTGGGCTGGCGGCAACGCTGTTCTACGTCACCTATGTGATCTGCGGCATTCCCAGTAACATCATGCTGGGGATTGTGGGCGCGCGGCGCTGGATCGCCAGCATCATGGTGCTGTGGGGCATCGCCTCCACCTGTACCCTGTTCGCCACCAGCCCACAGACCCTCTATGCGCTGCGGATGCTGGTGGGCATCGCCGAGGCCGGTTTCCTGCCCGGCGTGCTGCTCTACCTCACCTGGTGGTTCCCGGCCCACTACCGCGCCCGCGCCAACGCGCTGTTCATGATCGCCATGCCGGTCACCATGATGGTCGGCTCGCTGCTCTCCGGCTACATTTTGGCGATGGATGGCCTGCTGAACCTCAAGGGGTGGCAGTGGCTGTTCCTGCTGGAGGGGCTGCCCTCGGTGCTCCTCGGCGTGATGACCTGGTTCTTCCTCGATGACAAACCGGCGCAGGCGCGCTGGCTGTCCGCGGAGGAGAAGGGGGCGTTACAGGGAATGCTTGAGCGCGAGCGCGCCGCCGCGCCGCCAACCGCCACTGCGCGCCCGCTGTGGCGGCAGGTGCTAACGCCGGTGGTGCTGCTCTACACGCTGGCCTACTTCTGCCTGACCAACACCCTGAGCGCCATCAACATCTGGACGCCGCAGATCCTCAAAAGCTTCAACGCCGGTAGTAGCGACATCATGATTGGCCTGCTGGCCGCCATCCCGCAGTTCTGCACCATTTTGGCGATGGTGTGGTGGAGCCGCCGCTCTGACCGCTTGCGGGAGCGCAAGCAGCATACGCTGTTGCCCTACCTGTTTGCCGCCGCTGGCTGGCTGCTGGCCTCCGCCACCGCCCATCCACTGGTGCAACTGCTGGGGATTGTGATGGCCTCCGCCGGGGCGTTCACCGCGATGGCGATCTTCTGGACCACGCCCGATCAGGTGATCAGCTTTACCGCCCGTGCGGTGGCGCTGGCGGTGATCAACGCCATCGGCAACGTCGGTTCGGCGGTCAGCCCGCTGATGATCGGCATCCTGCGTGACGCCACCGGCAGCTTCAACGCCGGGCTGTGGTTTGTCGCGGGGTTGCTGGTGCTGGGCGCGTTGGTACTGACGCGCATCCCAATGGCGGGCGAGGGGCGAACGGTGACGCCAGCCAGCGCCCTCCAGCAGAAAAGCCAGTAGGGGGCGCGCATGGATCAGGCGGCGACCTTCGAGAATATCGACATCAGCAAGGAGTATGACGCGCGTTACGCCAATGATGATGTGCACTATGAAACCTTTGCCCGGCTGGCGGCCTTTTTTGGCCGCGACATGCGCCCGCACTGGCATGACCGCTACTTCCAGCTCCACTACCTCGCCACCGGCAAAGTGACGCTGCATCTGGATGACCACTACTACTCGGTGCAAGCGCCGCTGTTCATCCTGACGCCACCGTCGGTGCCGCACGCCTTCATCACCGGGCCGGAGAGCGACGGCCATGTGCTGACGGTGCGCCAGGAGCTGATCTGGCCGCTGATTGAGAAGCTGTGGCCGGGCAGCGGCGAGGCGGCGACCCTCGCCGGGCTGTGCCTGTCGCTCGAGTCGTCGCCGCACACGCTGGCGGCGCTGGAGCACTACTGGCCGCTGGTGGCCGCCGAGTTCAGCCAGCCCCATCCGGGGCGGGAGCTGGTGCTGGCGGCGCTGGCGCAAGCCATTTTTACCCTGCTACTGCGCGAGGCCCCGCCAGATGACCACTCGGCCTGCGGCGTGCGCGGCGAGATGCGCATCTTCCAGCGCTTCAACCGGCTGGTGGATGAGCAGTTCGCCCAGCACTGGGCAGTGCCGGACTACGCCAACGCGCTCGGCATCAGCGAATCACGGCTGACCGGGCTGTGCCGCCGCTTCGCCAACCAGCCGCCCAAGCGCCTGATCTATGAGCGGCTGCTGCGGGAGGCGAAACGGCTGCTGCGCTACAGCCCGCAGAGCGTCCACCAGATCGCCTACGCGCTGGGTTACAAAGACCCGGCCTACTTCGCGCGCTTCTTCCACCGCATGGCGGGCTGCCCACCGAGCGCCTTCCGCAACCGATAAGTGCTGGCCGGGCGGGATGGGTTCTCCATCCCGCCCTTTTTTTCGGCCTTTGATCGCGATCGCAAATCTCCACGCTCCCGCTGCGCGCAACGGAAAAGTACCGGCAATCGCCTGAAACGTCTCTTCCGGGGCGGGCCATCCGGCGCTTAAATCGATTAACAGAAAAGAAACACATAAATAACAAATACCCTATTCACCGCTGAAACCCGAGGTCATGCCATGAAACCTGAAGCCCACCGCGCCGCCACCAACCGCCCCTTCACCGGGGATGAGTACCTCAAGAGCCTGCAAGATGGCCGCGAGATTTACATCTATGGCGAGCGGGTCAAGGATGTCACCACCCATCCGGCCTTCCGCAACGCCGCTGGCTCGGTTGCCACCCTGTATGACGCGCTGCATGCGCCTGAGACCCATGACAGCCTCTGCTGGCAGACCGACACCGGCAACGGCGGCTACACCCACCGCACTTTCCGCTTTGCCCGCTCCGCCGAGGAGATCCGCTTGCAGCGCGACGCCATCGCTGACTGGTCACGCCTGACCTACGGCTGGATGGGGCGCACGCCGGACTACAAGGCCGCCTTCGGCTGCTCACTGGGGGCCAACCCGGAGTTCTACGGCGAATACGCCGACAACGCCCGCCGTTGGTACACCCGCATCCAGGAGGCAGGGTTGTATTTCAACCACGCCATCGTCAACCCGCCGATTGACCGCCACAAGCCAGCGGACGAGGTGAAGGATGTCTATATCCAGGTGGAGAAGGAGACGGACGCTGGCATCATCGTCAGCGGCGCGAAAGTGGTGGCGACCAACTCGGCGCTGACCCACTACAACTTCATCGGCTTTGGCTCGGCGCAGGTGATGGGCGACGATCCCAGCTTCGCGGTGATGTTCGTCGCGCCGATGGACGCCGATGGCGTGAAGCTTATCTCACGCGGCTCCTATGAACTGACCGCGGGCGCGACCGGCTCGCCGTTCGACTACCCGCTCTCCAGCCGCTTTGACGAAAACGACGCGATTCTGGTGATGGACAAGGTGCTGATCCCGTGGGAGAACGTGCTGATCTACCGCGACTTCGACCGCTGCCGCCGCTGGAGCGTTGAGGCCGGTTTCGCGCGCCTCTACCCGATGCAGGCCTGCGTGCGGCTGGCGGTGAAGCTCGATTTCATCACTGCGCTGCTGCAAAAGAGCCTCGAGTGCACCGGCGTGATGGAGTTCCGCGGCGTGCAGGCGGCGCTGGGCGAGGTGGTGGCGTGGCGCAACCTCTTCTGGTCGCTGAGTGACGCAATGTGGGCGGAGGCGCAACCGTGGAAAAACGGCGCCTGGCTGCCAGACATGCAGGCGATGCAGACCTACCGCGTGATGGCTCCGATGGCCTACAGCAAGATCAAAAACATCATTGAGAGCAACGTCACCAGCGGCCTGATCTACCTGCCCTCCAGCGTGCGTGACCTCAACAACCCGGAGATTGACCGCTATCTGGCGCAGTATGTGCGCGGCTCCAACGGCATGGGCCACGAGGAGCGCATCAAGATTTTGAAACTGATGTGGGACGCCATCGGCACCGAGTTTGGCGGCCGCCATGAGTTGTATGAGATCAACTACGCGGGCAGTCAGGATGAGGTGCGCCTCCAGTGCCTGCGCCACGCCCAAGGCTCCGGCAACATGAAGGGCATGATGGAGATGGTGGAGCGCTGTCTGGCGGACTACGACCGCGACGGCTGGAAAGTGCCGCACCTGCACAATGGCAATGACATCAACCAGCTCGACCGTTTACTGAAATAAGGGGGTTTTATGTCTCTCGACGAACAACAACGCCGTTTCCGTGACGCGATGGCCAGCCTGCCCGCCGCCGTCAACATCGTCACCACCCAAGGCAGCGCCGGGCGCTGCGGCATCACCGCCACGGCGGTCTGCTCGGTTACCGACTCGCCGCCCACCGTGCTGATCTGCGTCAACCGCAAGAGCGCCATGAACCCGGTGTTTGAGCAGAATGGCCGGATGTGCATCAACGTGCTCAACCATGAGCAGGAGGAGATGGCGCGCCACTTCGCTGGCATGACCGAACTGCCGATGGAGCAGCGCTTCACGCTGGAGGGGTGGCACGAGGGCGCGACCGGCCAGCCGGTGCTCGATCGCGCGCTGGCCAGCCTAGAGGGTGAGATCCAGCAGATCCAGCTTATCGGCACCCATCAGGTCTACCTGCTGGCGATCCAGCACATCACGCTGGCGGAGGAGGGCAACGGGCTGATCTACTTCAAGCGCCGTTTCCACGCCACGCCGCACCCGGCGGCGCTGCCCGCCTGACCCTTCACCCTGCGAACAAACCGGCCCCGGCCGGTTTTTTTGTGTCCGCCGCCTGTGCGTTGCCTCACGCTTCCGCGCCTCCTCCCTCTTATGGACGATACTTCGCGCCCGGCGCGCATGGTGTATTGGGCCTTCGACCAGATAAGACAGGGCAACCCATGCATAACCAACTGGATGCGCTGAACTACTACAGCGCCACGAAAAAATACTCGCTGAGCTTCCCCGCGCTGCAACAGGACATTGAGGCGGACGTGGTGATCATTGGCGGCGGCTTCTCCGGCATCAATACCGCGCTGGAGCTGGCGGAGCAGGGCATCACCAACGTGGTGGTGCTGGAGGCGCGCCACCTCGGCTATGGCGGCACCGGCCGCAACGGCGGGCAGGTGATGGCGGGCATCGGCCATGACATCGAGGCGGTGAAAAAGCATGTCGGCCCGGACGGCATGGCCGCGCTGTTCGCCATCGCCAACATGGGCGCGGGCATCATCCGTGACCGCATTCGCAAATACCAGATCGACGCCGATTTCGTGCCCGGTTATGGCTACCTGGCCTACAACGCCCGTCAGGAGCGGACGTTGCGCCAGTGGGAGCGGGAGTTCCGGGCGGCAGACCCGGAGCAGGAGATCGCGCTCTACACCGGGCGCGACGTGCAGCAGGTGGTGGGTTCGACGGTCTACCGTGCCGCGCTGAAACACATGGGCGGCGGCCAGATCCACTCCCTCAATATGCTGCTCGGTTCCGCTGGCGCGGCCGCCTCCCTCGGCGTGCGGATCTTTGAGTCCTCCCCGGCGGTTGAGGTGCAGTACGGCAAGCAAGTGCGGGTGCGCACGGCAACCGGCAGCGTGCGCGCCGCGAAGCTGCTATGGGCCTGCGACAGCTTCCTCAACAAGCTGGAGCCGGAGATCCACGCCAAAACGCTGGTGACCTACTCCTACCAGATCGCCACCGAGCCGCTGCCCGACGCGCTGGTGGAGCGCATCAGCCCGCTGCGGGGCGCGTTCAGCGACATCCGCCCGGTGATCAACTACTACCGGCTGACGCGTGAAAACCGGCTGCTGTTTGGCAGCGCCACGCGCTTTGTCGAGTACACGCCGCGCGACTTCGCCGCCTGGAACCGCACGCTGATGTTGCAGGTCTTCCCCTATCTGCGCGATGTGCGCATTGATTTCGCCTGGGGCGGGCCGATGGCGTGTAGCGCCAACCTCTTCCCGCAGATTGGCACCCTCAAGGCGCACAACAACGTCTTCTATGTGCAGGGCTACTCCGGCTTCGGCGTGACGCCGTCACATATCGTTTGCAAGATTCTGGCGGAGGGGATGAATGGCGGCTCTGACCGTTACCAACTGATGAGCCGCATTCCCCACGCCACCGTCCACGGCCGCGACAGCCTGCGCTTGCTGCTGGTGACCGCTGGCAAATTGATGCACCAAACCAGCGGCTTTTGGAAAGGCCGCAATTAACTGACCGGAGAAGAGCATGACACCGTTGAAACTGAACCAACCGATCCCTGAACTCCAGCCAATTGGCAGCATCCGCCTGCTGGGGGCTACCCCCACCGAGGGCGACCCGCAGGCTGCCGGGGCGATGATCTTTGGCGAGCCGGGCGATGACCTGACCTGTGGGCTGTTCTCCGCCACCCGTGGTGGCTTCCGCATGACCTACCCCTTCACCGAGCACGCCACGCTGCTGGAGGGTGAAATCGAGCTGACCAACGAGGCGACCGGCGAAACCACCC harbors:
- the hpaI gene encoding 4-hydroxy-2-oxoheptanedioate aldolase codes for the protein MFINTFKQALQQRQPQIGLWLGLANGYSAELLAGAGFQWLLIDGEHAPNDVRSVLGQLQAIAPYASHPVVRPPWNDGVVIKQLLDVGAQTLLIPMVQTAEEAERAVKACRYPPNGTRGVGSALARASRWNRVADYLLRADEQICVLVQIETRLGLDNLEAILAVEGVDGVFIGPADLSADMGFAGNPTHPTVQAAIEHSISQILAAGKAPGILMANETLAQRYLELGALFVAVGVDTTLLARAAEALAARFTTLSTPAIHADKSVY
- the hpaX gene encoding 4-hydroxyphenylacetate permease, with amino-acid sequence MTAATPHHENKLSGIEQQVIKKLFRRLITFLFVLFVFSFLDRINIGFAGLTMGKDLGLTSTMFGLAATLFYVTYVICGIPSNIMLGIVGARRWIASIMVLWGIASTCTLFATSPQTLYALRMLVGIAEAGFLPGVLLYLTWWFPAHYRARANALFMIAMPVTMMVGSLLSGYILAMDGLLNLKGWQWLFLLEGLPSVLLGVMTWFFLDDKPAQARWLSAEEKGALQGMLERERAAAPPTATARPLWRQVLTPVVLLYTLAYFCLTNTLSAINIWTPQILKSFNAGSSDIMIGLLAAIPQFCTILAMVWWSRRSDRLRERKQHTLLPYLFAAAGWLLASATAHPLVQLLGIVMASAGAFTAMAIFWTTPDQVISFTARAVALAVINAIGNVGSAVSPLMIGILRDATGSFNAGLWFVAGLLVLGALVLTRIPMAGEGRTVTPASALQQKSQ
- the hpaA gene encoding 4-hydroxyphenylacetate catabolism regulatory protein HpaA, whose protein sequence is MDQAATFENIDISKEYDARYANDDVHYETFARLAAFFGRDMRPHWHDRYFQLHYLATGKVTLHLDDHYYSVQAPLFILTPPSVPHAFITGPESDGHVLTVRQELIWPLIEKLWPGSGEAATLAGLCLSLESSPHTLAALEHYWPLVAAEFSQPHPGRELVLAALAQAIFTLLLREAPPDDHSACGVRGEMRIFQRFNRLVDEQFAQHWAVPDYANALGISESRLTGLCRRFANQPPKRLIYERLLREAKRLLRYSPQSVHQIAYALGYKDPAYFARFFHRMAGCPPSAFRNR
- the hpaB gene encoding 4-hydroxyphenylacetate 3-monooxygenase, oxygenase component, whose translation is MKPEAHRAATNRPFTGDEYLKSLQDGREIYIYGERVKDVTTHPAFRNAAGSVATLYDALHAPETHDSLCWQTDTGNGGYTHRTFRFARSAEEIRLQRDAIADWSRLTYGWMGRTPDYKAAFGCSLGANPEFYGEYADNARRWYTRIQEAGLYFNHAIVNPPIDRHKPADEVKDVYIQVEKETDAGIIVSGAKVVATNSALTHYNFIGFGSAQVMGDDPSFAVMFVAPMDADGVKLISRGSYELTAGATGSPFDYPLSSRFDENDAILVMDKVLIPWENVLIYRDFDRCRRWSVEAGFARLYPMQACVRLAVKLDFITALLQKSLECTGVMEFRGVQAALGEVVAWRNLFWSLSDAMWAEAQPWKNGAWLPDMQAMQTYRVMAPMAYSKIKNIIESNVTSGLIYLPSSVRDLNNPEIDRYLAQYVRGSNGMGHEERIKILKLMWDAIGTEFGGRHELYEINYAGSQDEVRLQCLRHAQGSGNMKGMMEMVERCLADYDRDGWKVPHLHNGNDINQLDRLLK
- the hpaC gene encoding 4-hydroxyphenylacetate 3-monooxygenase, reductase component, whose amino-acid sequence is MSLDEQQRRFRDAMASLPAAVNIVTTQGSAGRCGITATAVCSVTDSPPTVLICVNRKSAMNPVFEQNGRMCINVLNHEQEEMARHFAGMTELPMEQRFTLEGWHEGATGQPVLDRALASLEGEIQQIQLIGTHQVYLLAIQHITLAEEGNGLIYFKRRFHATPHPAALPA
- a CDS encoding FAD-binding oxidoreductase, with amino-acid sequence MHNQLDALNYYSATKKYSLSFPALQQDIEADVVIIGGGFSGINTALELAEQGITNVVVLEARHLGYGGTGRNGGQVMAGIGHDIEAVKKHVGPDGMAALFAIANMGAGIIRDRIRKYQIDADFVPGYGYLAYNARQERTLRQWEREFRAADPEQEIALYTGRDVQQVVGSTVYRAALKHMGGGQIHSLNMLLGSAGAAASLGVRIFESSPAVEVQYGKQVRVRTATGSVRAAKLLWACDSFLNKLEPEIHAKTLVTYSYQIATEPLPDALVERISPLRGAFSDIRPVINYYRLTRENRLLFGSATRFVEYTPRDFAAWNRTLMLQVFPYLRDVRIDFAWGGPMACSANLFPQIGTLKAHNNVFYVQGYSGFGVTPSHIVCKILAEGMNGGSDRYQLMSRIPHATVHGRDSLRLLLVTAGKLMHQTSGFWKGRN
- a CDS encoding cupin domain-containing protein encodes the protein MTPLKLNQPIPELQPIGSIRLLGATPTEGDPQAAGAMIFGEPGDDLTCGLFSATRGGFRMTYPFTEHATLLEGEIELTNEATGETTRYRPGDSWFVEQGTAVRWQVLSERFVKHYLANVTLR